The Flavobacterium sp. HJ-32-4 genome contains a region encoding:
- a CDS encoding PadR family transcriptional regulator → MFSSELIKGTLKTIVLKQLEVKGRMYGYEITQRVKELSGDRIHITEGALYPTLHALEADGLVTVETEFIGKRVRKYYSLSPKGSSRISEKVSELTEFFETMQFLLDIKPQTA, encoded by the coding sequence ATGTTTTCATCAGAATTGATTAAAGGAACGCTCAAGACCATCGTGCTAAAGCAGTTGGAGGTGAAAGGGCGGATGTATGGATACGAAATCACCCAACGCGTGAAGGAACTCAGCGGTGACCGCATCCACATAACGGAAGGGGCATTGTATCCGACGCTGCATGCACTGGAAGCCGACGGGTTGGTGACGGTGGAGACGGAGTTTATCGGAAAACGCGTCCGCAAATACTATTCCCTCAGTCCGAAGGGTTCATCCCGTATTTCCGAAAAGGTATCCGAGTTGACCGAGTTCTTCGAGACCATGCAGTTTTTACTTGACATAAAGCCCCAAACGGCCTGA
- the secDF gene encoding protein translocase subunit SecDF yields the protein MQNKGLIKFFAILFGLVSIYQLSFTFIADGVEQEAKEFAKGDSAKEIEFLNKKKKEEVFLNYTYEDVAKRKINKGLDLEGGINVILEISVKDILLGLSNNSKNPSFLKALETAEKDKQGNESYLDAFFRAFEANNGGTRLSSPDLFANRNLEKVNTSMSDAEVQKVLREKVDESVNSAFEVLNKRIDKFGVVQPNIQRLGNSGRILVELPGAKDVNRINALLSQTAQLEFWMTYTANDVYPFLIKANDIVKAKLKGGADKPADSLAAKLASDDEKAKKDLKKEPILGKVIGGGGGPIVAKFNINDTATVGGYLRSPEVRAALPGNLRYAKFVWGKSEPIIDEKTKKETGESADLYALRGNKVDEAPLSGGVIIEARDDFDQMGRPSVSMQMNTTGARVWEQMTGEAHRTQGFIAIVLDNVVYSAPGVTTGAISGGSSIITGKFSVTETKDLANVLRAGKLPASAEIVQSQVVGPSLGQEAIDNGITSSIIGLLLVSLWMIVYYGRAGLYANIALAVNLLFLFGVMVNFGFVLTLPGIAGIVLTMGTAVDANIIIYERAKEELRSGKSLEDAIKTSFGWKGAMRSIIDANVTHILTGIVLVTFGTGPIKGFAITLLIGIVTSLYTSIFISRIFLDRDAARGRKLTFVTNMSKNWFTKFNFDFLRIKKWTYAFSAVVTIVCIVSLMTHGLNQSVEFVGGRTYQVRFDQNVSPDEVRDELIAVFGSAEVKKFGSDNQIKVVTKYGMDQTGNTLKLDEKITHMLYDAVKKHFVKDMGYENFVNIYDGKTAGILDSYKVTADRAKDIKTNAFWAVIGAMAIVFIYLFVSFRKWQYSLGAIAAVAHDVIFVLGLYSLLWKYMPFGMEIDQHFIAAILTVIGYSMNDTVIVFDRVREYLGGKTKGSFNHIVNQSINSTMSRTLNTSLSMIFVLVIMFIFGGESIRGFIFAMLIGIVVGTYSSLFIATPVLCDTIPDSEHKRIEEEHNKE from the coding sequence ATGCAGAACAAGGGACTCATTAAATTTTTTGCCATTTTGTTCGGACTGGTGAGTATTTACCAGTTGTCGTTCACGTTCATCGCCGACGGTGTCGAGCAGGAGGCCAAAGAATTTGCCAAAGGAGACAGTGCTAAGGAGATTGAATTCCTGAACAAGAAGAAAAAAGAAGAGGTTTTCCTGAATTACACCTATGAAGATGTTGCGAAGCGCAAGATCAACAAAGGACTTGACCTCGAGGGCGGTATCAACGTCATCCTCGAGATTTCGGTAAAGGACATCCTTCTGGGGCTTTCGAACAACTCGAAAAACCCATCCTTCCTCAAGGCTCTTGAAACTGCAGAGAAAGACAAACAAGGAAACGAAAGTTACCTCGATGCGTTTTTCCGTGCATTTGAGGCTAACAACGGAGGGACAAGATTGAGTTCGCCGGATCTCTTCGCCAACCGTAACCTTGAGAAGGTCAATACGTCAATGAGCGATGCGGAAGTGCAGAAAGTGCTTCGTGAGAAGGTAGACGAATCGGTAAACAGTGCCTTTGAGGTACTGAACAAACGTATCGACAAGTTCGGTGTCGTGCAACCGAACATCCAGCGTCTGGGGAATTCCGGTCGTATTCTCGTGGAACTTCCAGGTGCAAAAGACGTAAACCGTATCAACGCACTCCTCAGCCAAACGGCACAATTGGAGTTCTGGATGACCTATACCGCTAATGACGTTTATCCGTTCCTTATCAAAGCCAACGACATCGTAAAGGCGAAACTGAAAGGTGGCGCTGATAAGCCTGCTGATTCACTCGCAGCCAAATTGGCGAGCGATGACGAAAAGGCGAAGAAAGACCTGAAAAAAGAACCGATTCTGGGTAAAGTAATCGGCGGCGGTGGCGGACCGATCGTAGCAAAATTCAACATCAATGATACGGCGACTGTCGGAGGATATCTCCGCAGCCCTGAAGTACGTGCCGCGTTGCCAGGTAACCTGCGCTATGCCAAGTTTGTATGGGGTAAAAGCGAGCCTATCATTGATGAGAAAACCAAAAAAGAAACAGGTGAATCAGCCGATTTGTACGCGCTTCGCGGTAACAAGGTTGATGAAGCGCCACTGAGCGGTGGTGTTATCATCGAAGCCCGTGACGATTTCGACCAAATGGGCCGTCCTTCGGTATCCATGCAGATGAATACGACCGGTGCCCGCGTTTGGGAACAGATGACAGGAGAGGCACACCGTACACAAGGCTTCATCGCTATCGTGCTCGACAACGTCGTATATTCTGCACCAGGTGTTACTACAGGTGCTATCTCGGGTGGAAGCTCGATCATCACTGGAAAGTTCAGCGTAACAGAGACAAAAGACCTTGCGAACGTGCTGCGTGCGGGTAAACTTCCTGCATCCGCTGAGATTGTACAGTCACAGGTGGTAGGACCTTCATTGGGTCAGGAAGCAATCGACAACGGTATCACTTCGTCTATCATAGGTCTTCTTCTCGTATCACTCTGGATGATCGTCTACTACGGTCGTGCAGGTCTTTACGCGAACATCGCGCTTGCCGTGAACCTCTTGTTCCTGTTTGGTGTGATGGTAAACTTCGGTTTCGTATTGACCCTTCCAGGTATCGCGGGTATCGTATTGACAATGGGTACTGCGGTTGACGCCAACATCATCATCTATGAACGGGCGAAGGAAGAACTTCGTTCCGGTAAATCGCTGGAGGACGCCATCAAGACGTCGTTCGGTTGGAAAGGTGCGATGCGTTCGATCATCGACGCGAACGTAACCCACATCCTGACAGGTATCGTACTCGTTACGTTTGGTACAGGACCTATCAAAGGATTCGCGATCACACTCCTTATCGGTATCGTGACATCGCTTTATACCTCTATCTTCATCTCCCGTATCTTCCTGGACCGCGATGCTGCCCGAGGCCGTAAGCTGACGTTCGTAACGAATATGTCGAAGAACTGGTTTACGAAGTTCAACTTTGACTTCCTACGTATCAAGAAGTGGACGTATGCTTTCTCAGCAGTTGTTACCATCGTTTGTATCGTATCGTTGATGACACACGGACTCAACCAAAGCGTGGAATTCGTGGGTGGACGTACGTATCAGGTTCGTTTTGACCAGAATGTAAGTCCGGATGAAGTCCGCGATGAGCTGATTGCAGTCTTCGGAAGTGCCGAGGTGAAAAAATTCGGTTCCGACAACCAGATCAAAGTCGTGACCAAATACGGTATGGACCAAACGGGTAATACCCTGAAACTTGACGAGAAAATCACCCATATGTTGTATGACGCGGTGAAAAAGCACTTCGTGAAAGATATGGGGTATGAGAACTTCGTGAACATTTACGACGGTAAAACAGCCGGTATCCTTGACTCCTATAAGGTAACCGCAGATCGTGCAAAAGATATCAAGACGAATGCATTCTGGGCCGTTATTGGTGCAATGGCCATCGTGTTCATCTACCTCTTCGTGAGTTTCCGTAAGTGGCAGTACAGCCTTGGTGCGATTGCAGCCGTAGCCCACGACGTAATCTTCGTATTGGGTCTTTATTCGCTCCTGTGGAAGTATATGCCATTCGGTATGGAAATCGACCAGCACTTTATTGCGGCCATCCTTACGGTAATCGGTTACTCGATGAACGATACGGTGATCGTATTTGACAGGGTGCGCGAATACCTTGGAGGTAAAACAAAAGGTTCTTTCAACCATATCGTAAACCAGTCGATCAACTCCACCATGTCACGTACGCTTAACACCTCGTTGAGTATGATTTTCGTGTTGGTGATTATGTTTATCTTCGGCGGTGAATCCATCCGTGGCTTTATCTTCGCGATGTTGATTGGTATCGTCGTAGGTACGTACTCGTCTCTTTTCATCGCAACACCAGTGCTTTGCGACACCATTCCGGATTCAGAGCACAAGCGTATCGAAGAAGAGCACAACAAAGAATAA